One genomic window of Sphingopyxis sp. OPL5 includes the following:
- the prsR gene encoding PEP-CTERM-box response regulator transcription factor: protein MKNDGAEAPRKLLVVEDDPGLQTQLKWAYDGYAVLIAGDHDSAIDLLRAEEPDVVTLDLGLPPDPDGTREGFRTLKAILEIKPDTKVIVVSGHGERASALNAIAQGAWDFYQKPIDIEELGLIVRRAFHVRELEVENARLAEQGTNDNRVLGGMITGAPEMLKVARTIERVANLGVSVMLLGASGTGKELLARGLHEASGRRDGAFVAINCAAIPENLLESELFGHEKGAFTGAVKTTEGKIELAHGGTLFLDEVGDIPLPLQVKLLRFLQERTIERIGGRKPIAVDTRIVCATHRDLDAMIAAQSFRDDLYYRLAEMVVKIPALAERPGDAVLLARHFLHQYAPEMNPGVRGFAPDALQAIDEARWPGNVRELENRIKRAVIMADGKLVTKGDLDIAGSADGAHGPGDEEAWLNLRSAREAADRVAIRRAMMQSEGNISLAAKLLGISRPTLYDLLKQYRMQAA from the coding sequence ATGAAGAACGACGGCGCCGAAGCACCGCGCAAACTGCTGGTGGTCGAGGACGACCCGGGGCTGCAGACGCAGCTCAAATGGGCCTATGACGGCTATGCGGTGCTGATCGCGGGCGACCATGACAGCGCGATCGACCTGCTGCGTGCCGAAGAACCCGATGTGGTCACGCTCGACCTGGGCCTGCCGCCCGATCCCGACGGGACGCGCGAGGGATTCCGGACGCTGAAGGCGATCCTGGAGATCAAGCCCGACACCAAGGTCATCGTCGTGTCGGGGCACGGCGAGCGCGCCAGCGCGTTGAACGCGATCGCTCAGGGCGCGTGGGATTTCTACCAGAAGCCGATCGATATCGAGGAGCTGGGGCTGATCGTGCGGCGGGCGTTCCATGTTCGCGAACTCGAGGTCGAAAATGCGCGGCTGGCGGAGCAGGGGACGAACGACAACCGCGTACTCGGCGGGATGATTACCGGGGCGCCCGAAATGCTGAAGGTCGCGCGGACGATCGAGCGCGTCGCCAATCTGGGCGTATCGGTAATGCTGCTCGGCGCGAGCGGCACCGGCAAGGAGTTGCTGGCGCGCGGGCTGCACGAGGCGAGCGGGCGGCGCGACGGCGCCTTCGTTGCGATCAACTGCGCCGCGATCCCCGAGAATCTGCTCGAAAGCGAATTGTTCGGGCATGAGAAGGGCGCCTTCACCGGTGCGGTGAAGACCACCGAGGGCAAGATCGAGCTTGCGCATGGTGGCACTTTGTTCCTCGACGAAGTCGGCGACATCCCGCTGCCGCTGCAGGTCAAATTGCTGCGATTCCTGCAGGAACGCACGATCGAGCGGATCGGCGGGCGCAAGCCGATCGCAGTCGATACAAGGATCGTCTGCGCGACGCACCGCGACCTCGACGCGATGATCGCGGCGCAAAGCTTTCGCGACGATCTTTATTATCGGCTCGCAGAGATGGTGGTGAAAATTCCGGCGCTCGCCGAACGGCCAGGCGATGCGGTGCTGTTGGCGCGGCATTTCCTCCACCAATATGCGCCCGAGATGAACCCCGGGGTGCGCGGCTTTGCCCCCGACGCGCTGCAGGCGATCGACGAAGCACGCTGGCCGGGCAATGTCCGCGAACTGGAAAACCGCATCAAGCGCGCGGTGATCATGGCCGACGGCAAGCTGGTGACGAAGGGCGATCTCGATATCGCCGGAAGCGCCGATGGCGCCCATGGACCGGGCGACGAGGAAGCCTGGCTCAACCTGCGCAGCGCGCGCGAGGCGGCCGACCGGGTCGCGATCCGCCGCGCGATGATGCAGAGCGAGGGCAATATCTCGCTCGCGGCGAAGCTGCTCGGGATCAGCCGCCCGACGCTGTACGATCTGCTCAAGCAATATCGGATGCAGGCGGCCTGA
- a CDS encoding tetratricopeptide repeat protein — translation MRRLRILTGVLFGALLLAGCDGPRPASPRADLEQRRVELQQSLADDPRQLAAQVELARILFKLGDGVGAEAAVQAALGAGGDAAALRPLAAKAAAMQGEGDRAFRILDAGPIAPEMIGEAAWVAGNVHLGNGDLASARDAFDRAVQDLPRSSDLWVDVARFRDANADALGARDAIDYAIELDKASSAALAYKANLVRTQLGLTASLPWYDRALEADPDNAGALIDRAATLGDLGRYKDMLVSLRHAATLVPGEPRLYYLQAVVAARAGNYRLARSLLQRTRGRMDEEPAFMLLSAIVELELGGEAVAATWADRLIEEQPHNLTARRILAVSEWSGGDADGAAEALAPIVSRTDADSWSLLLAARVAAELGRATDSADYLARAAALAPGEAAPFRPDGYALSAAADADPLNPAKVIPAMEAEMAGGNATRALERATRLRDANRGVADAHILYGDAALAAGEYGQAVQSFRAARDLDAGERTTLRLANALFRAGDIAGSGATILALRDSQPSSIAADRLAGSLAMDIEHWDDAITHFERVRQRIGNRDVVVLRELAKAYAARGDRARATGLIALAYRLQPLNGEVMRLYADLLAEGGNARGAADLREKMEQVGR, via the coding sequence TTGCGGCGCCTGCGCATCTTGACCGGGGTGCTGTTCGGTGCGCTGTTGCTGGCAGGGTGCGACGGGCCGCGCCCGGCGAGTCCGCGCGCCGATCTTGAACAGCGGCGCGTCGAACTGCAGCAATCGCTCGCCGACGATCCGAGGCAGCTTGCGGCGCAGGTCGAGCTGGCGCGCATCCTGTTCAAGCTCGGCGACGGTGTCGGGGCCGAGGCCGCGGTGCAGGCGGCGCTCGGTGCGGGGGGCGACGCGGCGGCGCTGCGCCCGTTGGCGGCGAAAGCCGCGGCGATGCAGGGCGAGGGCGACCGCGCCTTCCGCATCCTCGACGCCGGGCCGATCGCGCCCGAGATGATCGGCGAGGCGGCGTGGGTCGCGGGCAATGTCCACCTGGGCAATGGCGACCTTGCCTCGGCGCGCGATGCGTTCGACCGCGCGGTGCAGGATTTGCCGCGTAGTTCGGACCTGTGGGTCGACGTCGCGCGCTTTCGCGACGCCAATGCCGATGCGCTCGGCGCGCGCGATGCGATCGACTATGCGATCGAACTCGACAAGGCGAGCAGCGCGGCGCTGGCGTACAAGGCGAACCTGGTGCGCACCCAGCTGGGGCTGACCGCGTCGCTGCCCTGGTACGACCGTGCGCTGGAGGCCGATCCCGACAATGCCGGGGCGCTGATCGACCGCGCCGCGACGCTCGGCGATCTGGGGCGGTACAAAGACATGCTCGTATCGCTGCGCCACGCCGCGACACTCGTGCCGGGCGAGCCGCGCCTCTATTATCTGCAGGCGGTGGTCGCGGCGCGCGCCGGCAACTATCGACTTGCGCGCAGCCTGCTCCAGCGCACGCGCGGGCGAATGGACGAGGAACCGGCGTTCATGCTGCTCAGCGCGATCGTCGAGCTCGAACTCGGCGGCGAGGCGGTGGCGGCGACCTGGGCCGACCGGCTGATCGAGGAACAGCCGCACAATCTGACCGCGCGGCGCATCCTGGCGGTGTCCGAATGGTCCGGGGGCGATGCCGATGGTGCCGCCGAGGCGCTGGCGCCGATCGTGTCGCGCACCGATGCCGACAGCTGGTCGCTGTTGCTCGCCGCGCGGGTCGCCGCCGAACTGGGTCGGGCGACCGATTCGGCCGATTATCTGGCGCGCGCTGCCGCGCTTGCGCCGGGCGAGGCGGCGCCCTTCCGCCCCGATGGCTATGCGCTGTCGGCCGCGGCCGATGCCGACCCGCTCAACCCGGCGAAGGTCATCCCGGCGATGGAGGCCGAGATGGCGGGCGGCAATGCGACGCGGGCGCTGGAGCGCGCGACACGGCTGCGCGACGCCAATCGCGGCGTCGCCGATGCGCATATCCTATATGGCGACGCGGCGCTGGCGGCGGGCGAATATGGCCAGGCGGTGCAGAGTTTCCGCGCCGCGCGCGACCTCGACGCAGGCGAGCGGACGACGCTTCGGCTCGCGAATGCCCTGTTCCGGGCCGGTGACATCGCGGGGTCGGGGGCGACGATCCTCGCGCTGCGCGACAGCCAGCCGTCGAGCATCGCCGCCGACCGGCTGGCGGGATCGCTGGCGATGGACATCGAGCATTGGGACGATGCGATCACCCATTTCGAGCGCGTGCGCCAGCGGATCGGCAATCGCGACGTCGTGGTACTGCGCGAACTGGCGAAGGCCTATGCGGCCAGAGGCGATCGCGCACGCGCGACCGGGCTGATCGCGCTGGCGTACCGGCTGCAGCCCCTGAACGGCGAGGTCATGCGGCTCTATGCCGACCTGCTCGCTGAGGGCGGAAACGCGCGGGGCGCGGCGGATTTGCGCGAGAAGATGGAGCAGGTGGGGCGGTAG